In Zingiber officinale cultivar Zhangliang chromosome 1A, Zo_v1.1, whole genome shotgun sequence, a genomic segment contains:
- the LOC122025951 gene encoding pentatricopeptide repeat-containing protein At2g32630-like, giving the protein MIRRSSLFSIRRFVFLSNQPPPPPRTPTISILMASTSTIKLLSNRSSIFFPNNPTFSNPKRILPRFFHLPTQSTSIPLHLLSQLDRFCSLFKSKRYAAAKSLLTHLATSDHPLSTSLASAFEASCRAASISYPTALDMLFRVYADAGLTHPALETFEILLQRFGRVEDRSCTVYLQALRRSGRINDAHQFLIRMLDSDAVDVSAYSMAIVVDGLCKNGVLETARKLVDDMFLRGLAPNVMSYNPMIEIYAKKGDFSLMYQVLKVMDERGVEANVATYTILVDAFGEIGDANKAEKVFEEMSTKGFLGDIYLYTSLINANCRAGNIKRAFALFDQCFEKGLEPNDHTYGALINGLCKHGQVLAAEIMMHEMQSKGIDINQIVFNTMIDGYCRKAMIDKALTLKAIMEKKGIQLDVYTYNTLACGLCKSNNIKEAKSLLHVMVQQGIVPNTVTCTTLIDILCKEGDMVEAKRLFREMVNNGADPTVVTYNVMIDGYVKKGSITEAERLQREMEKKGMLVDVYTYTSLIHGHCVGGKLDVAVKYFAEMKQRNVQANVVTYTALISGLSKKGKSDEAFKLYDEMLKAGINPDDSVYSSLVSSFHNTKEMRGLSHGEVIHGR; this is encoded by the coding sequence atgatccgTCGTTCTTCATTATTCTCAATACGGCGTTTTGTTTTTCTCTCTAATcagccgccgcctcctcctcgaACGCCGACTATTAGCATTCTGATGGCTTCTACATCGACAATAAAGCTATTGAGCAACCGCTCCTCTATTTTCTTCCCCAACAACCCTACTTTCTCAAATCCCAAACGCATCCTTCCCCGTTTCTTTCATCTCCCCACCCAATCTACCTCCATCCCCCTTCATCTTCTCTCCCAGCTCGATCGCTTCTGCTCCCTCTTCAAGAGCAAGCGCTATGCCGCCGCCAAGTCCCTCCTCACCCACCTCGCCACCTCTGACCATCCCTTGTCCACCTCCCTTGCTTCGGCCTTCGAGGCCTCCTGCCGAGCGGCCTCCATCTCCTACCCAACCGCGCTGGACATGCTCTTCAGAGTCTATGCCGACGCTGGCTTGACACACCCAGCCCTGGAGACCTTCGAGATTTTGCTCCAACGCTTCGGACGCGTCGAGGATCGCTCTTGCACCGTCTACCTCCAGGCGCTACGGAGATCCGGCCGCATCAACGACGCGCACCAATTCCTTATTCGGATGCTTGATTCGGATGCTGTTGATGTGTCGGCGTACTCGATGGCGATAGTGGTAGATGGGCTGTGCAAGAATGGTGTCTTGGAAACTGCACGGAAGCTAGTGGACGATATGTTCCTTCGTGGTCTAGCACCAAATGTCATGTCTTATAATCCTATGATTGAAATCTATGCCAAGAAAGGTGATTTCAGCTTAATGTATCAAGTGCTAAAGGTGATGGACGAAAGAGGCGTTGAGGCTAATGTTGCAACGTACACGATTTTAGTTGATGCATTCGGTGAAATTGGAGATGCAAACAAGGCTGAGAAGGTGTTCGAGGAAATGTCTACAAAAGGTTTTCTTGGGGATATTTATTTATACACTTCATTGATCAATGCAAACTGCAGGGCGGGAAACATCAAGAGAGCATTCGCCCTCTTTGACCAGTGCTTCGAGAAGGGCCTTGAACCCAATGACCACACCTACGGAGCATTGATCAATGGGCTTTGTAAGCACGGACAGGTTCTGGCGGCGGAAATTATGATGCATGAAATGCAAAGCAAGGGAATCGACATTAATCAGATTGTTTTCAACACAATGATCGATGGGTACTGCAGAAAAGCAATGATAGACAAAGCATTGACTTTGAAAGCTATAATGGAGAAGAAAGGAATACAGCTCGATGTCTACACTTACAATACTTTGGCCTGTGGGCTGTGCAAATCCAATAACATCAAAGAAGCTAAGAGTCTTCTTCATGTTATGGTGCAGCAAGGGATTGTTCCCAACACTGTCACCTGTACGACGTTGATAGATATACTCTGCAAAGAAGGGGACATGGTTGAAGCAAAGAGGCTTTTCAGGGAGATGGTTAATAATGGTGCAGATCCTACCGTTGTAACTTATAATGTCATGATTGATGGCTATGTCAAGAAAGGTAGCATTACGGAGGCTGAGAGGCTTCAAAGGGAAATGGAAAAGAAAGGTATGCTGGTCGATGTATACACATACACATCACTGATTCATGGTCATTGTGTAGGTGGGAAGTTGGATGTTGCTGTCAAGTACTTTGCGGAGATGAAGCAAAGGAATGTGCAGGCAAATGTTGTCACATATACAGCACTGATATCAGGGTTGTCCAAAAAAGGGAAATCAGATGAGGCATTTAAGTTGTATGATGAGATGTTGAAGGCCGGAATCAATCCAGATGATTCTGTTTACTCCTCTCTTGTAAGCAGCTTCCATAATACTAAGGAAATGCGAGGTTTATCTCATGGGGAAGTGATACATGGGCGTTGA